The following is a genomic window from Meriones unguiculatus strain TT.TT164.6M chromosome 7, Bangor_MerUng_6.1, whole genome shotgun sequence.
AGCTTCTTCAGGGATCTTCTCTGCTGGTGGACATGGAGCTTCTGCAGGGATCTCCTCTGCTGGTGGACATGGAGCTTCTGCAGGGATCTCCTCTGCTGGTGGACATGGAGCTTCTGCAGGGATCTCCTCTGCTGGTGGACATGGAGCTTCTGCAGGGATCTCCTCTGCTGGTGGACATGGAGCTTCTGCAGGGATCTCCTCTGCTGGTGGACATGGAGCTTCTACAGGGATCTCCTCTGCTGGTGGACATGGAGCTTCTGCAGGGCTCTCCTCAGTTTGTGGAGGTGGACTTTCTGCAGGAGTCTCTTCTCCAGGGGCTTCCTCAGCTGGTAGAGCCTGAATTTCTGCACAGGTTTCTTCTTCAGGTTCGTCTTCAGTTGGTGGAGGCAGAACTTCTTCTGCAGAGCATACTTCTTCGAGAGCATCCTCTGTTGATGGAGGCTGACCTCCTGCAAAGACCTCATCTGTAGGAAGTTCCTCATTTAGTAAAGGAACAACTTCTGCAGAGTCCTCTTCTACTGACTGCTTATCTGGTGGTGACTCTAATCCATAAAGAACTTCACTACATGCATCATCAGATGGTGGAGGTTGCACATCACCAGGAGTAGGTTCTACACTACCCAAGGTTTCTTCACAGAGACTCTCAACTGCTGAAGCTTGAATATTCCCAAGCACCTCTTCTGTGAATGGAACCAGAACTTCAGTAGAAAGTTCTGAAGGAGCCACCTTAACATCTTCAGGATTCTGTTGATCAGAAGGCTCACGTGCAAGAGCCTCTTGCATTGACAGAGAGCTCTGTACAGAATGAAGCTCGACATTTGATGGAGGTTGTATTTTCACAGCAACTCTCATAGTTGAAGTGTCTGTCTCAACTGCAGAGGTCTCTTCAAGTGGAGACGGTATGAGGCTAGGCATCTCCTCTGTAAGGAAGAGCATTGCTTTAGCTGTGGCTTCATCAGCTGGTAGGGCCTGAAATTCAGCAGAAATCTCCCCTTCAGTAAAAGACATCATGGCATTAGAGACTTTTTCAGTTGACAGTACATCTATTTCAAGAGAAGCCTTTATTTCAACAGGTACTACTTCTTCCTTTGGTTTACTCAAAGAGCTACCTGGCATAGACATGACAGTAATTTCTAACTCACTGAAGTAGGTCTGTTGTTCTTTGTCTGTTTTAGCTTTTGGGCAAATATTCACCACACTCCAGTCACCAGTACAGCTGGTCTGCTGAGATTTGTCTGTAAGATGAGTGCAGGTTCTGCTTGTTGGAATCTCTGCATTTCGAACACTCAGTGGCAATTCTGGAGCTGTTTCTGGGTTTTCTTCAAGTGTAAGTGATTTATCAATGAATATGACTTCCAGTTTTTCTTCAACAGCAGTGTCTGTCTGCAATGATTTGTCAGTCACTATCTGGCCACACTTTCTCTTCACCCAAGTTTTCTGAAGTTGAGAGGACAGTCTTACAGGCTCATATTCCTTTGCAGAGTAGGTGCTTTTGCTTCCAGAAATATTATCAATACTGAAGGTACCTTTGGGGGCAGGAAGTTGTACTACAGCcgtgggtttctttttttctgttgcttcAGTCTGCTGTGACTTATCTACCATTGGTTGGCTGGGTCGCCTTCTCCTTCTAATTTCCTGCTTCCCTAACGAGATAGGCTGTTCATCACTTTCTTCCATTTCTATGACCAACGATATCCAAATTTATCAGTCTTCAAATAATTAGTCACTAAGAATCATAAATGTACCAGGTGGTTAAGTCTTTGCCTTCCTTCATTGAGTTTTTATATTGACCACAGGAAAAATTTCATAAATTACTGCATTCTGTACTACATTCTTGTTGGATCCCATCATGTTCACTCTTCATCTTTCTTGTTTAGTCTCTGTTAGGACAAATCTCAGTTTTAGAAGTTTCCCTCAAGGGTCTGTGACATCACAGCCACTTCTCCTTACAAAGTTCCGGAAGTTAATTCCCAGCAGTTTTAAACTTGGTGTGTTCACATGAAAAGTGGCTCAAAGCTTAAAAAgctttcaacttaaaaaaatcaagttgaAAGAAGTATTTCTTTCCCAAAGGAAAAACAGTTTAACTCCATGAATGCCACTAATTGTTAAGATGATTCTTTTGAGTTtacaatctggttctttctctctcattagcAAAGAAATTATAATACAGAACTCAGTATGCAGGAGCAGATTGTCATTTATTAGAATTAACATATGTATAGGAATGTCTGATAAAAAGATGTTGATAGGGATTTAAAAGAAATTGCTACTCTTTAGAAGATGTCAGTATCCACAGAAGCTCTACTCCTTTGCTCTTAAACTTCAGTGACCACAGTGTTCTACTACCTAAAGATCATTCATGTTTTCAGTCTCAACTtaagatatttaattttatttataaatattttagtgtTTTAAAGATGTGAGACTATTGAGTCTAAATATATATCaggttaaaaatattttgaagcaGTCTTTATAGATTCTATTGAACAACATAGAATGATTGCTCCAAGGGAAAAAGTATTTTCTCTGATAATGAAAGAGATTGCTTTCATTGAGGGAGTTGACagggataaaagaaaaatgtaatataaaagaaaaatgtaagaagATGATACTCAcaatacattgtatatatttatgaaattgtcaaatagcaaaattaatcaataaaatttGTATTGAAGAATTGGAAAAGAGAAACCCCACTGAAGCAGATCATAggtggcatatatatatatatatatatatatatatatatactgaactCACAGGAATCAAAATAATGAACATTTGACAAATAATATCATTAATCTGCAAAcacttcaaaattttcttttttgcttcatGACAACCTGAAAGCAAGTCGAGCAATTCCTGTTTGCACACAGCAATGAGTCCTCATACCTTCCTCAAAATTCATAAATTAAAACCTAACCTTAAAGTTTTTGCAGAAacctctaggaaaaaaaatacatctacAAAGTATGTATACACAGCCCAACTGGTACATCAACTTAAACTTCCAAGTCTCCAAAATTCTGAAAGTACATGATTGACAACAACTGACTGAATAATTCAAAATAATCAGTGAATATTCCTAAtacaaatagatgatagatatctGTGATGACAGATGTGCCTATTATTCTAACCATTACACACTGAGTTTACATATTTAAGTGTCAACCTATAATCTTaagccatatatatgtataattactGTCAATTAAAACTGAATATGCATTAAGAACTATCAtagtattttttttgttctgctaGTAATAGTGAGCTCATAGCCATGAATTATCATGCATAACATAATCAATTAATGATTTTACCTCAGATTCTAAACAGGATTTCTAGGTACTTCATGGGACATTTTCTCATGCTGTTTTTCCCTttgattgaaaatagattctttgtTCATACAACATATCCTGATGATAGTTTCCCCTTCCAgttcctccctcacctctcctcccctctggaggAGGGGGTttcattagaaaaacaaacaaaagaaaacaacaacaacaaaaaaacaaacaaccagacttctaagaaagaacaacaaaacataacaaaatgaaacataataagataaaacaaaaaccatcacattgaggctggacaaggcaatccaacagaaggaaaagagccccaagaAGAAGCACAAGCATCAGAGACACATTCAtccacacactcaggagtcccataaaaatactactCTGAAAGCTTCAGTAGATAGCAGAAGACCTGGTTCTGACCCATGTCAGCCCTGTGAATACTGCTTCAGTCTCTCTAAGATCATATGAGCCTTGCGCAGCtgattcagagggccttgttctcctggtattccctatcccctctggctcttacactctttcctccccctcctccataGCTTCTCTGAGTTCTGAAAGCAAGGATTTTATGGAGACATCCCTTTTAGAGCTGTGTATTCTAAggattctctgtgtgtatgtttctctGCTGcagggaagcttctctgatggccTCATACTATTTTTAAGGCCTAACAATGTTTCCACAGATATTTCAAGTAGTGACCTCAttattgtctttctgtgtgtgtgcgggggtgtgtgtgtgtttgttattatttttttaatttttatttattactattttttaaggCTTGGGGTTTTACCCTTTTTCTTGGTAATCTCACATGACTTAGcatgtctctctctcctcacttGATTTACATCTATTAATTGTTAAACTGTGCTTCCCATAATGAAATTGAAATCTTAATCCTTAGTACCTGTGGATGTGACTTTATTTAAGAATAGGATTTCAAATACTCATTTATTTCCAGAATTTAAGacatagaggcaggcagatctctgttgaaAGCCAGGCAGCTTTATATTTGGGTTAGagagccagccaggactacatagtaagaccctgttatAAAAActatttctgagaaagcaccagattgatttccaaagtggttgtaccagtttacattcccaggagaaatggaggagggttcccctttctccacaacctctccagcatgtgttgtcaattgagtttttcatcttagctattctgatgggtataaggtaaaatctccgggtcgttttgatttgcatttccctcatgattaagaacattgagcatttctttttgtttcctgggggggttgattttttatttttattaattgcagtttattcactttgtatcccccctgtacctccctcctctcctcccaatcccaccctcctaccctctttcccacccatgcccctcccccagtacactgataagagaggtcctcctccactttcctctgatcctactctatcagggctcatcagtagtggctgcattctcttccactgtggcttgataaggctgctcccccctcaggaggaggtgatcaaagagaaggtcaatcagttcctttcagagacagtccctgtgtcCATTAATATGGAGGTCACttagacactgaaatgccatgggctacctctgtgcaggggttccaggccatctccatgagtgggccttagctggagtatcagtctcagaaaagatccctgtacccaaaatttttggatctgttgctcttgtggagcctggcctctccaggtcttactatctcacacttctttcataagattccctgcactctgcccaaagtttggctatgagtctcagcatctgccttgataccctacagggtagaacctgtcagaggccctctgtggtaggttcctgtcctgttccctgttttctccctcctctgatgtccatcctctttgcctttctgaatggggattgagcatcttctatccaatggcaaagaaacacacacacacacacaaaaaaaaaaaatgctcaacctcattagccatcagggaaatgctaaccaaagtgaccctgagatttcaccttaagcccatcagaatagctaagatgaaaaactaaagtgacaaaacatgctggagaggctttggagaaagggaaaccctcctccactgttggtgggaatgtaaacttgtacaaccactctggaaatcaaactggcactttctcagacaactaggaataacacttcctcaagatccaaccatactactcctaggcatacatcccaAAGATACTAAAGtattcaacaaagacatttgctcaaccatgttcacagcagctttatttgtaatagccagggacgggaaacaacccaaatgtccttcagttgaagaatggatacagaaattgtggtacatttacaaaatggaattctactcagcaattaaaaacaaggaaatcatgaaatttgcaggcaaataggtggaactagaaaagatcatcctgtgtgaggtatcccagaagtagaaagacacacgttatatactcacttataagtggcaattagacatataatataggataataatattaaaatctgtccacctgaagaagctaatcaaggaggaccatgggtaagatgatcaatcctcactcagaagaacaaatgggatagacatctgaagagggagaaaatagggaacaggatatgagcctaccacagagggcctctgaaagactctacccagcagggtatcaaagcagagactgagactcttagccaaactttgggaaaggggagataaaaagatctggaggggacaggagctccatagggaaagaaaaaaatatctgggcacagggatcttctctgagactgatactccaaccaaggactatgcatggagataagctagaacccctgcacagatgtagcacatggcaggtcagtgtccaactgggttccctagaaatgggaacagggactgtctctgacatggactcagtggctggctccctgaggtggggagcaaccttaccaggccacagaggaagacaatgcagccactcctgatgagacctaatagactaggaaagaatagaaggggaaaaggacctctcctatcagtgaacagGGGGagaagcatgggtggagaaaagacagggagaagaggattgagaggagacaagggaggggagcTACAGTTatacaggatacaaagtgaataaactgtaatctaaaaaaataaataataatatatttctgCATATGTAATTAAATTAAGATTGTAGACTTataggaagaaaaatatttagagaCAAAGATAAGACAGATGcatatcctatcttataggtctagtacccacttataagtgagtatataccatgtgtccttctactcctgggatacctcattccagatgatcatttctagatcccaccatttgcctgaaaatttcatgatttccttgtctttaattgctgagtagtattccattgtgtaaaagtaccacaatttctgtatccattcttcagtttgggGACATCTggataagataggataaacaatgTCTTCTTATGTGGcatggtaaagctgctcccttctcacagggaggtgattaaagagcaggccaatcagttcatgtaagagacagtccctacagaagaagacaatgcagtcactcctgatgagacctaacagactagtatcagaaggaaagaaaagaagaccccccccatcagtggacttggggaggagggaagcatgcaggcagagggggaagtaagggaaggattgggatgggaggagagagggaaccacaggggggatacaaagtgaataaagtgtaattaataaaaaaaattttttaaatcaatactttttgaagaaaaaaaaatagtgaaagaaGACTCAGAAGTAAAACACTTGTCCCCCAACTGTGACAGCCTGAATTCAGGTCCCTAGAACCCATATAAAGCTGGGTATTACAGCatgcatctgtaattccagtcctgcTACAGTGAGGTGAAAAGTTGAGAtaagacaaatggtgggatctagaaaagatcatcctgagtgaggtatcctaggagcagaaagacacacatggtatatactcacttacatagtcctataagataggataaatatactaaaatatgtgcatctaaagaagataaacaagaaagaagacccagggtaagatgatcaatcctcacttagaaagacaaatgggatggacatgggaagtaggagaaaacaagaaataggacaggagcctactgcagagggcctctgaaagactctacctagcaccttatcaaagcagatgctaagcctcataaccaaaccttcagtagagtgcagggaatcttatgataaaAAGGAGAGTTAGTTGAcagtgaggggacaggagccccgcAAGGACAAAAtctatcagggcacaggggtcctctatgagactgtttctccaaccaaggaccatatatggatataacctagaactcctgcttggatgtagcccatggtagctcagtatccaagtgggtaccctagtaaggggaacaaggattatttctgacatgaactcaatgcctggctttttgacctcccccatccctgagggaggaacaatcttgctaggccacagaggaggacattgcagccagtcctgaagatacgggatacactagggtcagatggaaggggaggaggacttcccatagCTGTGTACTTGAAaatggacagggaggagatgagggagggagggtggaaatggtagggaaagagagagggagctacaactgggatacagagtaaataacctgtgattcatattaaaaaataaaaattaaaaaagacaatccttttaaaaaaagataggataaacatactaaaatctgtacacctaaagaagataagcaagaaagaggaccccgggtaagatgatcaatcctcacttagaaagataggagatggacattggaagtaggagaaaacaaggaacaggacaggagcctaccacagaggtcctctgaaagattctacctaccagtgtatcaaaaaaaagcagatgctgagactcataaccaaaccttcgacagagtgcaggtaatcatatgaaagaaggggtagttagtaagacctggagaggacaggagctccacaaggacgaaatatatctgggcacaggagtcttccaAGAGACTGTTTGCCCAACCAAGGtccttgtatggatataacctagaacctctgctcagatgtagctcatggtagctcagtatccaagtgggtaccctagtaaggggaacaaggattatttctgacatgaactcaatgcctggctttttgacctcccccatccctgagggaggagcagccttgctaggccacagattaggacattgcagccagtcctgaagatacctgataagctaggattagacagaaggggagaagaacctcccctagcagaggacttggaaaagggcagggaggagatgaggaagggagggtagggttgggagggaagagagagggggctatggctgggataaaaagtgaatgactgtgattaatattaaaagtaaaataaaatatataaaaaaaagaaaaaaagacagatgcAGAAAGAGGAGTTTACAACACAAAGTAGGTGATGTCTGAAGGGAGGAGTGGGGAAGACTCCAGCCCTGAGAGAGCCTAGCTCTGCCACCAATTTTATTTGGTAATTGCAGCCTTTAAGAATGTGAGAAAATACATTCCTCTTGTTGAAACCTAATTTTTGATACTTCATTGTGCAAGCCCTGAGACCCAATACACCATGCTTTCTTGGCCCAATACATATGACTTCTGCCTCACAAGTCCTTCAGGATGAGTAACTGGGGTGTTTATTTCCAACTCAGAACTGAGAAGTATTTTGATACCATAGGTGACATACTCCAATAATGAAAGAACCAGAGGGATTTTCCAAAATGCTTTTGCCAGATAATTTGCGTTTAATTTtaccaaaaataatttttctgaatagtacttaattttatttagaattttaatgtatttaagaGCCATAATTTAGAAGTATCAGACATGCTTCAAAATAATATGGACGTAATGTATAAACTGTGACATATTATGCTTTGTCCCTAACTGAATAAATCACAGAAGATAAAGTCTGAAATGTGTCTGAATCTGAAAGTATAAAATTTAAATCTCTGTGCTCCAAAAAGTAAAGTAAATTAAATGTCAGGGAAAACTTCAAAATCAACCCAAAATATCACATAAAGATTTTGAATGTCCAaagcactttagaaatcaatatgAAGATAAGAGATAATAGAAGACCAAAGACCAttagtaaaaacaaaattatagataaaaataaatggccAATAGATGATGAGAAAGATCAATTTTACTTCTGAAGTGCAATCAAAATAATATCAATACAAAACTAACCAAGATTTATCTTAAGCATAAAACCCCTAAAATTAAGCATGTTAGGATGAGAGGTCTTGTACTTTATTAGCCTTTGAGTTGATATAGTACCTactaagaatatttaaaaattatgagaaagctgtaatcagaatatatcttatgaaaaagaatctatttttaataaaaggaaggcaaaaaaatattttcagttttcctttaatgcaccacaaataaataaataagtaaatagaattAGATATAAAAGTTTCCAAGTTCTACAGTAATCATACATAACAGCCTAACTATAACGAATGTAATGTGTTAGATATATGAAATTCTTAAGAAAGTAGATTTTAAaacttcttacacacacacacagaaaaaaattacatgttatggatttattaattaaagtaaaaACAATGCATACACTCATCAAAAGAccctacttttttttaatttttatttttttaagaccctacttttttaaaatgtaaaatattcacATGTCAAATAAATTTCTAAGATTCATATTACTTACCAGTAATTATACTTTCAAGAAATTTGAATTTGGAAATTTATAATTTCCTCAAGAAATATTTTTACCATGTATATATTCCTATGATATTTCAGGTgttagagaaaacaaacaaacagcaacaacaaaatgacatGGTTTCCTACCCTCATGGACTTTATACTTCCATAGGAAAACTCAATGCAAGCCTAACCAGACACTTGCAATGAAACAATGTGTACTAGTGGGCCTACAAGAACCATTGTGTATACGAACACACTGTGGCCCTGACTATAAACCAAAAGATCTGCACAAGACTTACGTCAGTCAAAATCCCTACAGGAATGGGGTAGCGGCTTATAAAATCTCACCTTTGGCTAACAGGCTATTGATAATTGGTGGCTTCAGGGAGAAGAAAAGTTGGTTTTCTACAGGAATATGACCCCTGAGAGATTACCCATGCTCCAGCAGAGTGTCCTAAACATACACACctacaagcaacactaaatggactcagtgggtttTTAAAACAAGAGCACATGAATTTGGTAAGATAAAGTgatgtggggagaggggagaaattGTACAAGAAAGAATAAGGGCTGAATTTGATCAAAAGGCATGTGAAATGTTCAAAAAAATGTAAAttgttaaaaatacttttagGTGATGAGGAGAGATCTgtaggaaagagaacagaattGAGAAACCATTTTAAAAGGTGGGGGTTGTGTTAAAAAAGCAAATGCCACTTTCTGGGAAATTGTGAATGGACGGCCAGGGGTGGGGTGGCGCTACACGAAATGATGTGCTGGAAAAAGTTAAAGGGACACAATGACTTATCAAGTATATATCAAGAACTACTATTGTGCTTTAATACAAGAAAGTGACTTCTGTCTTTGGACTCAGCTACGGAAAGAGGGAAATTTTGTTTATATTGCTACATTGTAAGTGACCACAAAAGTATCATCTTGAAGCAACACAGATATACCATCTCATAGTTCCATGAGAGCCAGGGTTGACAGCTGAGGCAAAGATGAGCTGGGCTCTCTGATTTGAATCCCAGCAGGCTAAATGTTATTAGTCAGGGGAGAGATTGTATTCAATGCCCAAAATCTCTTCCTTGCTCACTGTGCACCAGCAGAATGCTTCAGAATGCCTCTAGCCCCAGTTTTCTTGCTGGTTGACAACTGTATCATCTTTCAGCTCCTGATAGTTACTATCCTATCCTGATCAAAATAGTCACCTCGGAGCATGGCAGTTTGTAAGCTCAATCTCTTCTCAGTGTTAGAGGCAAACCTTGTAATCCATCATACAACAAAACCTAATCAGGGAAGTGGATCCACGTGTTAGGTAGAGACTCCATGTGTGCCCGCATCCATATGCGGACAGGGTGCAGGGCAGAAGTCTTGGAGGTCATTACATAGGCTCAGGTGTCATGGGATGTCAGAATAGAATTCCACTGATCAGCTAGAATGGTGACGGGAGAAGATAACCGCTGGCAAAGCCCTCACTACCACACATTTGAAGGCCACGTAGAATTGGGACTGCAAGTAGATGGTGAAGGTGTGGGTAGAAGCAAAAGGAGAGCATATTGGTCTATGCTGTAATTAACAAGAAGTGCATTAGaactgaggaagagaggaaatgaaggctgggaggagagggagggtccGTTTTCTTCAGGTATGGGGGCCCTAGTAGGCTGCCTGTGTTCCAGTGGACCGTGACCATACTCATGTGCGTGTGGACAGCACTAATTTGACTCTGAGTTATAAAGGGAAGTGTGGAGGgaaaaaggacatgaagttgggaggggctGAGATGGTGACATCTGCAATGAGGGATTGTAAAGgcattgtatatgtgtataaaattctctacaaataaaaaatgaatgattATGTGGATactgttttttccttttctttccttttttttaaatttattcattatatatcccaattaaagccccctccctcaactccacccagtctcaccctccttccctcttaatatcccccatccc
Proteins encoded in this region:
- the Fscb gene encoding fibrous sheath CABYR-binding protein; this translates as MEESDEQPISLGKQEIRRRRRPSQPMVDKSQQTEATEKKKPTAVVQLPAPKGTFSIDNISGSKSTYSAKEYEPVRLSSQLQKTWVKRKCGQIVTDKSLQTDTAVEEKLEVIFIDKSLTLEENPETAPELPLSVRNAEIPTSRTCTHLTDKSQQTSCTGDWSVVNICPKAKTDKEQQTYFSELEITVMSMPGSSLSKPKEEVVPVEIKASLEIDVLSTEKVSNAMMSFTEGEISAEFQALPADEATAKAMLFLTEEMPSLIPSPLEETSAVETDTSTMRVAVKIQPPSNVELHSVQSSLSMQEALAREPSDQQNPEDVKVAPSELSTEVLVPFTEEVLGNIQASAVESLCEETLGSVEPTPGDVQPPPSDDACSEVLYGLESPPDKQSVEEDSAEVVPLLNEELPTDEVFAGGQPPSTEDALEEVCSAEEVLPPPTEDEPEEETCAEIQALPAEEAPGEETPAESPPPQTEESPAEAPCPPAEEIPVEAPCPPAEEIPAEAPCPPAEEIPAEAPCPPAEEIPAEAPCPPAEEIPAEAPCPPAEEIPAEAPCPPAEKIPEEAPSPPAEEILAEAPCPPAEKISEEAPCPPAEEIPAEAPCPPAEEIPAEAPCPPAEEIPAEAPCPPAEKILAEAPCPPAEKIPEEAPCPPAEEIPEEAPSPPAEEIPAEAPCPPAEEIPAEAPSPPAEEIPTEAPPPPAEASPVEVLSLSGKSSAEEASAEVQPSSLEGVHLEGIPLEKEVVILQAEEIPLEDLSEDVQPLPLEKENVAEGIPVELYALQVEEYPAGETTVEGQPSSFEGAPTEDPLTEAPLPAAEASPAEETPIEEAPAEVQSLLAEEVFTEVVTMEDAPASEAGSPSSEGAPTEEAQLTSAEEIPGKPSADVQPPPPETPAEESPVVKQPSKTDVVPTQELPVEEKPADDPLPPSVQTPKDKDLPKDAEVSSISDKELDPATSTGGKTRETPGVSRKKDDQFSTFKIEGTIKIELKSSIS